The proteins below come from a single Leptospiraceae bacterium genomic window:
- the frr gene encoding ribosome recycling factor produces the protein MTDYVSQAKVKMDKTIDALKKDFLQIRTGRANPAMVEDIKVEYYGALTPLNQMGSITTPEPRLIMITPYDKTVIKNIEKAIMTSGMGFSPNNDGVVVRIPLPELTGDRRKELVKVLKQKSEEKKVAIRNIRRDINDDIKKDNSEASQDQIKGLTDQIQKLTDSYISKIQEMTDLKEKEVTTV, from the coding sequence ATGACTGACTATGTATCCCAGGCAAAAGTGAAGATGGATAAAACCATCGATGCATTAAAAAAAGATTTTTTACAAATTCGCACCGGACGCGCAAATCCAGCTATGGTCGAAGATATTAAAGTTGAGTATTACGGGGCATTAACCCCACTCAATCAAATGGGTTCAATTACTACTCCCGAGCCTAGGCTAATCATGATTACCCCTTATGACAAGACTGTAATCAAGAATATTGAAAAGGCAATCATGACATCAGGAATGGGATTTAGTCCAAACAATGATGGGGTAGTTGTTCGCATTCCGCTTCCAGAGCTAACGGGAGACCGAAGAAAAGAACTTGTAAAAGTATTAAAACAAAAAAGTGAAGAAAAGAAAGTAGCTATTCGTAATATTCGCCGCGATATCAACGATGATATCAAGAAGGATAACAGTGAAGCTTCTCAAGACCAAATCAAAGGTCTAACAGATCAAATTCAAAAGCTTACTGATTCCTACATCTCTAAAATTCAAGAGATGACCGATTTGAAAGAAAAAGAAGTTACGACAGTTTAA
- the uppS gene encoding di-trans,poly-cis-decaprenylcistransferase, translating into MDGNGRWATSKGLARKEGHKEGSLAIDRLMDTAIEIGIKNISLYAFSTENWKRPIAEVKAIFGLLENFIDSRLDSILSKNIKIMHSGSRKMIPPGSLKRIDRAVDATADNTGIVINFCLNYGSQDEILNAFHKIIQNRIKKKKNLEKEVKPEELEEALYTYPLPPVDMLIRTAGEKRVSNFLLWQIAYAEIYFTDTLWPDFDKKSLHDALDWYASRTRKFGGLEK; encoded by the coding sequence ATGGATGGCAATGGAAGATGGGCAACTTCCAAAGGTCTTGCACGTAAAGAAGGACATAAGGAAGGCTCGCTTGCCATTGACAGACTCATGGATACAGCGATTGAAATTGGAATCAAAAATATTTCTCTCTATGCCTTCTCTACAGAAAATTGGAAGCGTCCAATTGCAGAAGTGAAGGCTATCTTTGGACTCTTAGAAAATTTTATAGACTCTAGACTTGATTCTATATTAAGTAAAAATATTAAAATTATGCACTCTGGATCTCGAAAGATGATTCCTCCAGGCTCACTAAAGAGAATTGATCGAGCAGTTGATGCTACAGCAGATAACACCGGAATCGTAATTAACTTTTGTCTGAACTATGGTTCGCAAGATGAAATCTTAAATGCATTTCATAAGATCATACAAAATCGAATCAAAAAAAAGAAGAACTTAGAAAAAGAGGTAAAACCCGAAGAATTGGAAGAAGCGCTTTACACTTATCCACTTCCGCCGGTTGATATGTTAATTCGTACCGCAGGAGAAAAAAGAGTTTCCAATTTTCTGCTATGGCAGATAGCATATGCAGAAATCTATTTTACCGATACGCTTTGGCCTGATTTTGATAAGAAATCGCTTCATGATGCGTTGGATTGGTATGCAAGTAGAACTAGAAAATTCGGGGGATTAGAAAAATGA
- a CDS encoding PQQ-binding-like beta-propeller repeat protein, with amino-acid sequence MKVFLYIIALLFTISCSTNKDENDKSVQYLTALVISNRENNGAYSVSKSTVNQNTNNLNSESKNPLPKEPQADFSTCSVAKCKFQFRADYKEFLQLKYFFRIEIVYYSDLKGYYYFTYNPKSRKFDLQVRVGFKIVKYENQIFETNIDIETQTGIVFARSGTNRINWTYFLPFLPTLPVTRIGNQVLICAQDGTVISLNLITGAKNWMFLSPGSILIEPMLYNDRIILFDDSGNMFWLDPDTGSLRHKYLLEEMPVPSPILRGDNLIATNSRGYLHAIRMADASASWRDHSLMGTVDRMNDSDSGFIVHGANSALFSYHNGAKQKIFSRLTPE; translated from the coding sequence GTGAAAGTCTTTCTCTATATAATTGCGCTTCTATTTACAATTTCTTGTTCGACGAATAAGGACGAAAATGATAAATCAGTTCAATACTTGACAGCGTTAGTGATAAGTAACCGAGAGAATAATGGGGCTTATTCTGTTTCAAAATCAACGGTCAATCAGAACACAAATAATTTGAATAGTGAAAGTAAAAATCCTCTACCAAAGGAACCGCAGGCGGATTTTTCTACTTGTTCGGTTGCTAAGTGCAAATTTCAATTTAGAGCGGACTATAAAGAGTTTCTTCAATTGAAATATTTTTTTAGAATAGAAATTGTATATTATTCTGATTTAAAGGGTTACTATTATTTTACCTACAATCCAAAGAGTCGAAAATTTGATCTGCAAGTAAGAGTAGGATTTAAAATCGTGAAATATGAAAATCAAATTTTTGAAACAAACATTGATATAGAAACGCAAACTGGAATTGTTTTTGCCAGAAGCGGGACAAATAGAATAAATTGGACTTATTTTTTACCGTTTTTACCAACGTTGCCAGTAACTAGGATTGGAAATCAAGTTTTAATTTGCGCACAGGATGGAACAGTAATTAGCCTGAATCTGATTACTGGAGCGAAAAATTGGATGTTTTTAAGTCCCGGCTCTATACTCATTGAGCCAATGTTATATAATGATCGTATAATCCTTTTTGATGACAGCGGAAATATGTTCTGGTTAGATCCTGATACAGGTTCCTTACGTCATAAATACTTATTAGAAGAAATGCCAGTGCCAAGTCCAATTCTAAGAGGTGATAATTTAATTGCAACGAATTCCCGTGGTTATCTTCATGCGATTAGGATGGCAGATGCTTCTGCAAGCTGGAGAGATCATTCCCTTATGGGAACCGTGGATCGTATGAATGATTCAGATAGTGGATTTATTGTTCATGGGGCTAACAGCGCATTATTTAGCTATCATAATGGTGCTAAACAAAAAATATTTAGTCGCTTGACCCCAGAGTAA
- the tsf gene encoding translation elongation factor Ts has product MAEVSSELIKELRESTGAGLLDCKKALIENGADMQKAIDYLREKGMAKAAKRVDKETKEGRVISFIHESGTVGSLLELNCETDFVAKNEDFEKLGKEIAVQMAAANSSYIEVSGELNAAGKEFKSKTPAKDKTTHIQEFIAKFGENITIGKSARFQTAGSGRVISYIHSNGKIGVLLELNCKSDSVAKNAEFEELGKEISLQIAAVNPLYLNISDVPKEVIEKETQILKSQLLEQGKKPEQIDKIIPGKLISFYSEVCLLEQQNIKDNKKTMKEIIQDSTKKFGEEISIGRYIRYQIGG; this is encoded by the coding sequence TTGGCAGAAGTATCATCTGAATTAATTAAAGAACTAAGAGAATCAACCGGAGCCGGTCTCTTGGATTGTAAAAAAGCCCTGATTGAAAACGGGGCTGATATGCAAAAGGCTATTGATTATCTTCGCGAGAAAGGTATGGCGAAAGCTGCAAAGCGAGTAGACAAAGAAACGAAAGAGGGCAGGGTAATATCGTTTATCCACGAATCAGGCACTGTTGGTTCTTTACTTGAACTCAATTGTGAAACTGACTTTGTTGCTAAGAACGAAGACTTTGAAAAACTAGGAAAAGAGATCGCAGTTCAGATGGCTGCGGCTAACAGCTCTTATATCGAAGTTTCCGGTGAGTTAAACGCTGCTGGAAAAGAATTCAAGTCAAAGACTCCTGCAAAAGACAAGACAACTCATATCCAAGAATTCATTGCAAAATTTGGAGAAAATATTACGATAGGAAAATCTGCTCGTTTTCAAACCGCAGGTTCTGGTCGTGTAATTTCTTATATTCATAGCAATGGAAAGATTGGAGTTCTGTTAGAATTAAATTGTAAATCTGATTCTGTCGCTAAAAATGCAGAATTTGAAGAACTCGGAAAAGAAATCAGTCTTCAAATAGCAGCGGTTAATCCTCTTTATCTGAACATTTCTGATGTTCCGAAAGAAGTAATTGAAAAAGAAACTCAAATTTTGAAATCACAACTGCTAGAGCAAGGCAAAAAACCAGAACAAATTGATAAAATCATTCCTGGAAAGCTTATTAGTTTTTATTCTGAAGTCTGTTTGTTAGAGCAACAAAACATTAAAGACAATAAGAAAACTATGAAAGAAATCATTCAGGATTCGACTAAAAAATTTGGAGAAGAAATCTCTATCGGGAGATATATTCGTTACCAAATCGGAGGCTAA
- a CDS encoding phosphatidate cytidylyltransferase: MKETIMRILSAAILLPIFIFSFQYSAFLYYIPLFLLGLTVIYLGLIEFYKLSDRGDEGRPFRTTGFILAVIIFTIYYFNLLLRQNQIEVPYWLANSGRFLKADYELVMLAVFLVTFFSFVWQILHRPLDGAIFSVSTTVLGVIYLAIPLGHFLKLLSLPFGIYYIYIVCGLTMITDAGAYFGGRLFGRHPAGLKISPKKTIEGYVTGSVTAIIYCLIINAIWIHLLGKTPAFGTIETILFGFVFSIISVAGDLSESAMKRDAHTKDSAGTIPGHGGVLDLADALLFTIPTAYVYLVFKEMAGFSI, translated from the coding sequence ATGAAAGAAACTATTATGAGAATTTTGTCGGCGGCTATTTTGCTTCCTATATTCATATTCTCTTTTCAATACAGTGCATTTTTATATTACATTCCATTGTTCCTTTTGGGGCTAACAGTGATTTATCTTGGCTTAATCGAGTTCTATAAACTCTCGGATCGCGGAGATGAAGGTAGACCATTTCGCACAACGGGTTTTATTCTAGCTGTAATTATTTTTACAATCTATTATTTCAATCTCCTATTACGCCAAAATCAAATTGAAGTTCCATACTGGTTAGCAAATTCAGGAAGATTCTTAAAAGCTGATTATGAACTAGTTATGCTTGCAGTATTTCTAGTAACTTTCTTTTCTTTCGTATGGCAAATATTGCATAGACCCCTCGATGGAGCGATTTTCTCTGTAAGTACTACTGTGCTCGGTGTAATTTATCTTGCAATACCACTCGGACATTTTCTAAAGCTTCTTTCCCTTCCATTTGGAATTTATTATATTTACATAGTCTGCGGGCTAACAATGATTACAGACGCAGGAGCGTATTTCGGAGGCAGACTTTTCGGAAGACATCCAGCGGGTTTAAAAATCTCTCCGAAAAAGACTATCGAAGGTTATGTTACAGGTAGTGTCACTGCCATTATTTACTGTTTGATCATAAATGCCATATGGATTCACTTGCTTGGAAAAACGCCAGCCTTTGGAACGATTGAGACAATTCTATTCGGATTTGTTTTCTCTATTATCAGCGTTGCCGGTGACTTATCTGAATCTGCAATGAAGCGAGATGCACATACCAAAGACTCCGCTGGAACGATTCCAGGTCATGGCGGAGTATTAGACTTAGCCGATGCTCTCCTATTCACGATACCAACCGCATATGTGTATTTGGTATTCAAAGAAATGGCTGGCTTTAGTATTTAG
- the topA gene encoding type I DNA topoisomerase, with protein MSFTLLIVESPSKARTIQKYLESGYKVVASFGHVMDLPEKEFGVDIENDFTPELVITKRAMKTVREIKQIAKTADKIVLAADPDREGEAICYHLSTLLSRNKSPFSRIELHEITKEAVITALKSPKKIQMDLVESQITRRVLDRIVGYRLSPVLWKHLHNPTLSAGRVQSVVLRWICEREMEIQNFKAEEYWRLSVNVEKKSGENFFMLLQDMDKAIVNQKKAEEIWEKILGQKINLEKEVSEVDVRNFKKELEISKSITEAKKKYPPPPFITASLQKEAGGKLKFSTKKTMSVAQRLYEGVFAGKEYGTTGLITYMRTDSTRLSEEFQRKAKTFIEKNFGKEYIGSFKSRNNKPEVQDAHEAIRPVDTSILPEKLKGILPPDEWNLYNLIWTRTIASQMSPEEGINQSVEGNIAGFTFIANGRRVSFAGFTSIYPDWKKDKSLPDLKVGDRVKILEARSEKKHTEPPSRFTEASIVEKMEKEGIGRPSTYSNTIEVLYKRKYAFQKLKSIFPTDLGLDVNSFLTANTAYLFENHFTRDVEEDLDKIATGSLQRVAFLKKFYEKFQAVIKQIEFQKPISKKKKSETDEICPTCQSKILKRKNAKGKEYYICSRFPDCEYMSYLS; from the coding sequence ATGAGTTTTACTTTACTCATTGTTGAATCTCCTTCGAAGGCAAGGACAATTCAAAAGTATTTAGAAAGCGGCTATAAGGTAGTAGCCTCCTTTGGTCATGTGATGGATTTGCCCGAAAAAGAATTTGGAGTAGATATCGAAAATGATTTTACTCCAGAATTAGTTATCACAAAAAGGGCAATGAAAACCGTTCGAGAAATTAAGCAAATCGCAAAGACCGCTGACAAAATAGTATTAGCCGCAGATCCCGACAGAGAAGGAGAGGCAATCTGCTATCATCTTTCTACGTTGCTTTCCAGGAATAAATCTCCCTTTTCGAGAATTGAGCTTCACGAAATCACAAAAGAAGCAGTAATTACCGCACTCAAATCACCTAAGAAAATTCAAATGGATTTAGTAGAGTCGCAAATAACCCGCAGAGTCCTCGATAGAATCGTTGGCTATCGCCTAAGTCCGGTTCTATGGAAACATTTGCACAATCCAACTCTTTCTGCTGGAAGAGTTCAGTCGGTAGTTCTTCGCTGGATTTGTGAAAGAGAAATGGAAATTCAAAACTTTAAAGCGGAAGAATACTGGCGATTATCCGTAAATGTAGAAAAAAAATCGGGAGAGAATTTCTTCATGCTATTACAGGACATGGACAAGGCGATTGTAAATCAGAAAAAGGCAGAAGAGATTTGGGAGAAAATACTAGGACAAAAAATCAATTTAGAAAAGGAAGTCTCGGAAGTAGATGTAAGAAATTTTAAAAAAGAATTAGAAATTTCAAAATCAATTACAGAGGCAAAAAAGAAATATCCACCACCGCCTTTTATTACAGCTAGTCTCCAAAAAGAAGCAGGCGGAAAATTAAAATTTTCAACCAAGAAGACCATGTCTGTTGCACAAAGGTTATATGAAGGTGTATTTGCTGGTAAAGAATATGGCACGACTGGACTCATCACGTATATGAGAACTGATTCGACTAGACTTAGTGAAGAATTTCAGAGAAAAGCGAAAACTTTTATTGAGAAGAATTTCGGAAAAGAATACATTGGTAGTTTTAAATCTAGAAACAATAAGCCAGAAGTGCAGGATGCTCATGAAGCTATTCGACCTGTGGATACTTCCATTTTGCCGGAAAAACTAAAAGGTATTTTACCGCCGGATGAATGGAATCTATATAATTTGATTTGGACTAGAACGATTGCGTCCCAGATGAGTCCCGAAGAAGGAATCAATCAAAGTGTGGAAGGAAATATCGCAGGCTTTACATTTATTGCCAATGGTAGACGGGTTAGCTTCGCGGGGTTTACAAGTATTTACCCCGACTGGAAAAAGGATAAATCGCTTCCAGATTTAAAAGTAGGGGATCGAGTTAAAATTTTAGAAGCTAGGTCCGAAAAAAAACATACTGAGCCTCCATCTCGTTTTACAGAAGCAAGTATTGTTGAGAAAATGGAGAAGGAAGGAATTGGCAGACCTTCAACTTATTCCAATACAATTGAAGTATTGTATAAAAGAAAATATGCATTTCAAAAGTTGAAGTCTATTTTTCCGACCGATCTTGGTCTTGATGTGAATTCCTTTTTAACGGCAAATACTGCTTATCTCTTCGAGAATCATTTCACTCGTGATGTAGAAGAGGATTTGGATAAAATTGCAACCGGATCTTTACAACGTGTGGCTTTCCTTAAAAAATTCTATGAAAAGTTTCAAGCAGTGATAAAGCAAATTGAATTTCAAAAGCCAATTTCAAAAAAGAAGAAGTCAGAAACAGATGAAATTTGCCCTACCTGTCAGAGTAAAATTTTAAAACGAAAAAATGCAAAGGGAAAGGAATATTATATATGTTCTCGTTTCCCCGATTGCGAGTATATGAGCTATTTAAGCTGA
- a CDS encoding UMP kinase translates to MDSKEPNQQKPYKRILIKLSGEALAGEGEYGIDGNKTSALAKEIFDIHKQNIEVAIVVGGGNIFRGIRGVEKGIERSTADYMGMMATIMNALALQDACEKIGLFTRVLSAIEVNSIAEPYIRRRAVRHLEKKRIVIFAGGTGNPYFTTDTTASLRAVEVGCEVILKATKVDGVYTADPKIDKTAKRYASISFSESIRNRLKVMDQTALSLCMENNMPIIVFDIFKSGNLADLISRKTVGTLISNSEEVKFAND, encoded by the coding sequence TTGGACTCGAAAGAACCGAATCAGCAGAAACCCTATAAACGAATTTTAATTAAGTTATCGGGGGAAGCTCTCGCAGGCGAGGGTGAATACGGAATAGATGGAAATAAAACCAGTGCGCTGGCAAAGGAAATCTTTGATATTCACAAACAGAATATCGAAGTAGCAATTGTCGTTGGTGGTGGAAATATTTTTCGTGGAATTCGTGGAGTAGAAAAAGGAATCGAGCGATCAACCGCAGACTATATGGGTATGATGGCTACGATTATGAATGCTCTCGCTTTGCAGGATGCTTGTGAGAAGATAGGTTTATTTACAAGAGTTCTTTCAGCAATTGAAGTCAATTCAATTGCTGAGCCTTACATTAGAAGAAGAGCTGTTCGCCATCTTGAAAAAAAGCGTATAGTAATTTTTGCAGGCGGAACGGGTAATCCATATTTTACCACAGATACGACGGCAAGTCTAAGGGCTGTTGAAGTAGGCTGTGAAGTAATTTTAAAAGCGACCAAAGTGGACGGCGTTTACACCGCTGATCCAAAGATCGATAAGACAGCTAAGAGATATGCAAGTATCTCTTTTTCAGAATCAATTCGTAATCGACTTAAGGTGATGGATCAAACAGCCCTTAGCCTTTGCATGGAAAACAACATGCCGATTATCGTATTCGATATTTTTAAATCTGGCAATCTTGCGGATCTAATTTCCAGAAAGACTGTCGGCACATTAATCTCAAACTCAGAAGAGGTAAAATTCGCAAATGACTGA
- the rpsB gene encoding 30S ribosomal protein S2 — protein MSVISMKNLLEAGVHFGHQTRKWNPKMAPYVFTARNGIHIIDLQKTVQKAKEAYDALKRLTSQKKTVLFVGTKKQARGAIEREAKRCNMFYVSNRWLGGLLTNWNTVKKSIARLKKLEQMLDNNTFEQEAKTKKEHLGLKRELEKLKKTLGGIKDMTTIPDILFVIDPKKEEIAVKEAKTLGLTVFAVIDTNCDPELIDYAIPGNDDAIRAISLFLETMSNAVIEGTGGEIPESARFTDDMEGDMGMDYRGEYDEKGRFIMDDDATFEKEFKEVVATAVVTEEVHAMKEEDKEG, from the coding sequence ATGTCAGTAATTTCAATGAAAAATCTGCTTGAAGCAGGTGTTCACTTCGGTCACCAGACTCGCAAATGGAATCCAAAAATGGCTCCATACGTTTTCACAGCGAGAAATGGAATTCACATCATCGACTTACAAAAAACAGTCCAAAAAGCTAAAGAAGCTTATGATGCTCTCAAGCGTCTAACGTCTCAAAAGAAAACTGTTTTATTTGTGGGAACCAAAAAACAAGCTCGCGGTGCAATCGAAAGAGAAGCTAAACGCTGCAATATGTTTTACGTTTCCAATCGTTGGCTCGGTGGTTTATTAACCAACTGGAATACCGTTAAAAAAAGTATCGCTCGCTTGAAAAAGCTAGAGCAAATGTTAGACAACAATACATTCGAACAAGAAGCAAAAACAAAAAAAGAACATTTAGGACTTAAAAGAGAATTAGAGAAGTTGAAAAAAACTCTCGGTGGAATCAAAGATATGACAACGATTCCTGATATTTTATTTGTAATTGATCCTAAAAAAGAAGAAATCGCAGTAAAAGAAGCTAAAACACTCGGACTAACAGTGTTTGCCGTAATTGACACCAACTGTGATCCAGAATTAATCGACTATGCAATTCCAGGTAATGATGATGCGATACGCGCAATATCTCTTTTCCTTGAAACTATGTCCAATGCTGTTATCGAAGGAACCGGTGGAGAAATCCCTGAGTCTGCTAGATTTACAGATGATATGGAAGGTGACATGGGAATGGATTACCGTGGAGAATACGACGAGAAAGGTCGTTTCATCATGGACGATGATGCAACTTTTGAAAAAGAATTCAAAGAAGTAGTTGCAACTGCTGTGGTAACAGAAGAAGTCCACGCAATGAAAGAAGAAGATAAGGAAGGTTAA